From one Chryseobacterium sp. 3008163 genomic stretch:
- a CDS encoding helix-turn-helix domain-containing protein yields the protein MDFEGVNYKVLYTDLINKKFPEKMRICQNILKKKVSVLDAIKMNDLLFPQKLLEDEQFNQKHKSYMEDDIMKILEYQRINNLTNTQVALKYKLSRNTVAKWKRLFL from the coding sequence ATGGATTTTGAGGGTGTAAACTATAAAGTACTGTACACAGATCTGATTAATAAGAAATTTCCTGAGAAAATGAGGATATGCCAAAATATTCTTAAAAAAAAAGTATCTGTACTTGATGCTATTAAGATGAATGACTTATTATTCCCACAAAAATTGCTAGAAGATGAGCAGTTTAATCAAAAACATAAGTCTTATATGGAAGATGATATCATGAAAATACTGGAATATCAAAGAATAAATAATTTAACAAACACACAAGTAGCATTAAAATATAAGTTAAGTAGAAATACAGTTGCTAAATGGAAAAGATTGTTTTTATAG
- a CDS encoding helix-turn-helix domain-containing protein, whose product MFNEQIKDIHIGNFIKQAVFEKNIELTRICNFMECNEDEVQKMYTAEDLSTKVLLKLSKLLEYDFFRLYTYHLLLYTSNPIAKKNSKAIRSELPQFRKSMYSTEIIMFILEIIDNKEMTLDQIVAKYNIGRTTIYRWMAKYKRTEK is encoded by the coding sequence ATGTTTAATGAGCAAATAAAAGATATACATATCGGTAATTTTATAAAGCAGGCTGTATTTGAAAAAAATATAGAACTGACTAGGATCTGTAATTTTATGGAGTGCAATGAGGATGAAGTGCAAAAAATGTACACAGCTGAAGATCTTTCCACAAAAGTTTTACTAAAATTGAGCAAACTTCTCGAATATGATTTTTTTCGACTGTACACGTACCATCTTTTACTATACACATCTAATCCTATAGCAAAAAAAAATAGTAAAGCTATTAGATCCGAACTTCCTCAGTTTCGTAAAAGCATGTACAGTACTGAAATAATAATGTTTATACTTGAAATAATTGACAATAAAGAGATGACGTTGGATCAAATCGTTGCAAAATATAACATAGGTAGAACAACGATTTACAGATGGATGGCAAAGTATAAACGAACTGAAAAATAA
- a CDS encoding T9SS type A sorting domain-containing protein: protein MKTIYSLALSLLAYIGVLGQTTVYSQDFATFPPQNWYLGYSYDANLGNGPEYEDLYTVYWTQRSFLSNQTINNPSMSVEIYSGELSSWAISPASDLSAGGYSVSFDFASGDVFYSNNPTGPASQTVTDDVFKFLISQDNGATWQELESIASPNIGIPNTRTTKTYSLNNYTSATTKFAFYTSNGTDPNFGVDYMLYFDDFKVTNNNLSTADIKLKNKTFQLYPNPTKGYAYIKSDKKIHVAEVYDLTGKLISKGKEIDLSSVLAGTYLVKVIFVDGTIATEKIIRK, encoded by the coding sequence ATGAAAACAATCTATTCTTTAGCATTAAGTCTGCTGGCTTATATTGGTGTACTTGGGCAAACAACAGTTTATTCACAAGATTTTGCGACGTTTCCCCCGCAAAATTGGTATTTAGGGTATTCATATGATGCCAATTTAGGAAATGGTCCAGAATATGAGGACTTGTACACAGTCTACTGGACACAAAGATCTTTTCTCAGCAATCAAACAATTAATAATCCTTCAATGTCAGTAGAAATATACAGCGGAGAACTTTCTTCTTGGGCAATTAGCCCAGCCAGTGATTTATCGGCTGGAGGATACAGTGTATCTTTTGATTTTGCATCTGGTGACGTATTTTATTCCAATAATCCTACAGGGCCTGCTTCTCAGACTGTAACAGATGATGTTTTCAAATTTTTGATTTCTCAGGATAATGGGGCAACCTGGCAAGAGTTGGAAAGCATTGCTTCTCCCAATATTGGAATACCCAATACCAGAACAACAAAAACATATTCTCTAAACAACTATACCAGTGCAACGACTAAGTTTGCATTCTATACATCAAACGGAACAGATCCTAATTTTGGAGTAGACTATATGCTTTATTTCGATGATTTTAAAGTGACCAACAACAATCTTTCCACTGCGGATATAAAACTTAAAAATAAGACGTTTCAGTTGTATCCTAATCCCACAAAAGGTTACGCTTACATAAAATCGGACAAGAAAATACATGTTGCCGAGGTTTACGACTTAACAGGAAAACTTATTTCTAAAGGAAAGGAGATTGATTTATCTTCAGTTTTGGCGGGAACTTACTTGGTGAAAGTCATTTTTGTTGATGGAACAATAGCCACAGAAAAGATTATTAGAAAGTAA
- a CDS encoding helix-turn-helix domain-containing protein yields the protein MKLFLAYVFGLLFQQLSAQHASDKNQIFHKIDSQMIVNPAKARDLISFVKINYKNKEVLNKCNRLFAQAYYYENNYNEALQEIIQTKDQQNVGGVVSYRNILYSAGIKKIDFGTDYNQNSEFKLNEEILNANELILQGRKEKALKIILNILPKITNESLHNYRDSFSFVLINLGEDDWISKSPEFRIPVLKILSYYPDDMGFDILKKKLYPANISDVWLKKIKKEINNTTNFQLRAIYYNFLLDYYLSKKDVSNYILISNQRDEQIRIKNKAITQARSQWIYLTETKHADEYIFAKKRGIIILISIILLSCIVLILLVVKIRQEKLKGKTYLLLSDKLKNLVKKKTPQVISENVKLILLERLEKLESTNFYLDPNISIQSLANKLDSNSKYVSEIINTYKKKNFTAYINEMRIEYIKQKLNNELVYRSYKIKYLAEESGFSSHSVFSSVFKSIEGVSPAQYIQLLK from the coding sequence ATGAAGCTTTTTCTTGCGTATGTTTTCGGATTACTCTTTCAGCAACTGTCGGCACAGCATGCATCAGATAAGAATCAGATATTTCACAAAATAGATTCGCAAATGATTGTGAATCCCGCGAAAGCAAGAGATTTAATCAGTTTTGTTAAAATAAATTATAAAAATAAGGAGGTTCTAAATAAGTGTAACAGGCTTTTTGCCCAGGCTTATTATTATGAAAACAATTATAATGAAGCACTTCAGGAAATAATTCAAACAAAAGATCAACAAAATGTTGGCGGAGTTGTTTCTTATCGGAATATTTTATATTCAGCGGGTATCAAGAAAATAGATTTTGGCACAGATTATAATCAGAATTCTGAGTTTAAGCTTAACGAAGAAATTTTAAATGCAAATGAATTAATCTTACAGGGACGAAAAGAAAAAGCACTTAAAATAATTTTAAATATTCTCCCAAAAATCACTAATGAAAGTTTACATAATTATAGGGATAGTTTTAGTTTTGTCTTAATCAATTTGGGTGAAGATGATTGGATAAGTAAATCTCCTGAATTCCGTATTCCCGTTTTAAAAATTCTATCCTATTACCCTGATGATATGGGATTTGATATTTTAAAAAAGAAATTATATCCTGCAAATATTTCTGATGTCTGGTTAAAAAAAATCAAGAAAGAGATAAATAATACTACTAATTTCCAACTGAGAGCTATTTACTACAATTTTTTACTAGATTATTATCTTAGTAAAAAAGATGTTTCAAATTATATTTTAATCTCAAATCAAAGGGATGAACAAATCAGGATAAAGAATAAAGCAATAACGCAGGCTCGCTCTCAATGGATTTATTTGACTGAAACTAAGCACGCCGATGAATATATTTTTGCAAAGAAAAGAGGAATTATTATATTGATAAGTATAATTCTTTTATCATGCATTGTATTAATTCTATTGGTTGTCAAAATACGACAGGAAAAACTAAAGGGTAAAACATATCTGTTACTTTCAGATAAGTTAAAAAATTTGGTTAAAAAAAAGACACCTCAGGTCATTTCAGAAAACGTAAAACTTATTCTTTTAGAGAGGCTAGAGAAATTGGAATCGACGAATTTCTATTTGGATCCAAACATTTCTATCCAATCATTGGCTAATAAACTTGATTCCAATTCAAAATATGTTTCTGAAATCATCAATACTTACAAAAAGAAAAATTTTACAGCTTACATTAATGAGATGAGAATCGAGTATATCAAGCAGAAACTCAATAATGAATTGGTTTATCGAAGTTATAAAATAAAATATCTAGCAGAAGAGAGCGGATTTTCATCTCACAGTGTTTTTTCCTCTGTGTTCAAAAGTATCGAAGGTGTTTCTCCGGCGCAGTACATTCAACTTTTAAAATAA
- a CDS encoding RNA polymerase sigma factor — protein MSQEKEFLEKIEKHKGVIFKISKMYMDNYDDQNDLYQEIIYQAWKSYKEFKGKSGFSTWLYRTALNTAIIFLKSEKRRSFIQNQRIEHLLVDHEIYNEEDDRNMKVMYDAIHELSPIDKALIFFFLEDFSGKEIASQLGITEVNARVKLNRAKAKLKDIIEKQTNF, from the coding sequence ATGTCACAGGAAAAGGAGTTTTTGGAAAAAATTGAAAAACATAAAGGGGTAATTTTCAAGATTTCAAAGATGTACATGGATAATTATGACGATCAGAATGATCTCTATCAGGAGATCATCTATCAGGCGTGGAAATCCTACAAAGAGTTCAAAGGAAAAAGCGGTTTCTCGACGTGGCTATACAGAACCGCACTCAATACGGCAATCATATTTCTAAAAAGCGAAAAAAGAAGGAGTTTTATACAGAATCAGCGCATTGAGCATCTGCTGGTAGATCATGAAATTTACAATGAAGAGGACGATCGGAACATGAAAGTCATGTATGATGCCATTCACGAACTAAGTCCCATTGATAAGGCTTTAATCTTTTTCTTTCTGGAAGACTTTTCAGGCAAAGAGATTGCATCACAATTGGGAATTACGGAAGTCAATGCAAGAGTGAAACTCAACCGTGCAAAAGCAAAGCTTAAAGATATTATTGAAAAACAAACAAACTTTTAA